From the Triticum urartu cultivar G1812 chromosome 4, Tu2.1, whole genome shotgun sequence genome, the window TCATATTAGGAAGCTGAGTGTTTAAGACAGGCAGAAATACTGGCGCGCATATGCAACGATTTTTCTGATGTGGTGCCCCTTCGTATGCATCCACAGCGCCCATTGACCGAAGTCCGTATCATCAGTTACACAGGTAGCTGCCCACCTATGGAACGGCTAGAACACTTTGCAAAGGCGCTCTATCATTTCAATATATCAGGATGATTTGATTTCAAGCTCCGGTCACGTCTCTATTCCCGTTTGAACTTCTCTGGTATCTTGTGTGTCTTTTCACTGTGCAAGTCCCCGTCATGTTAGTTACCTTTCAGTACACCATGTTCAGTTACAATAAGAGAATCTTCTCCGGAATGTAATATTGTTTTCTTTCCATCTAAGTTGTATGCCATCTGTAATATAGTTATGAATGCAAACCTTTTCTCTTAAAATGCCTTGTGGGATGATTACAATGCAGTTGTTTCCCTTTAGTTGCCATCTGATGAAAAGAGTGTACACGCACAATATTCCAATACTTACATTACCCCCTATTAACGGGCGCGGCGTGCCGCCGCGCAGGGTTCGCTAGTAGTTACTTTACATGAGACCTGAAGCTCTGAATGTTGATGAGAATTGGATGGTTTGCATGCAGGTTTGTGTGGAATCATGTGTGTCCACGAAAAACCTTTGCGAATACATTAGCCCTGCAGAACAAACTATCCTACTTTTGGGGCCAACATGTTTTTTTTCtatataaaaaaccgagttggtgatgatggtatgcctgccatcttgtaatatagactgtccgatttatatctgatggatagaaagcaaactatgacaattttacaaAAAAGATCCGCATCTCTCTCCACATTTATAGATAAGACCttgcctcgttcatccttatctcccacaatcTCATTGCTGAACAATTAAAAAATGAAGTCTCTTGAACAATctggcatggtggccgctgccggcgccgtccatccccatgcctccgcccagtccgaccaccagtcaccaccacgccccactcctcaccttatctctcatctttctagAGATATCATTTTTTTGATGAAATTCTCGAGATACcatttttccgataaaattcttgagatatcattagtttttacacatgagATTACTTCTGCATGGGtgaatcacaacaagtgttttctaaaaaatgcatcttgatgttccgtccaatgcacgggcatcttgctagtgtTTCCCTATTTTTTTTCTAAGAACAGGAGCCACCACCAGAACTGAACCTGCGCAAGGCAATGCTGCTGCATTCATCATTGCCACGAGCTTTGCCATTCTTAAATCCACCCCAAAAAATGGACTTTACATTCTTATAATGGCATCGAAGCATAATACGCGCATGCATGCACATGCACGGATGGAACGCCCTTATCCCAGACCAACCGAGCAGAGCACTCGAGTTGGGCGAAAAGGACGCCACGCCCTCCTCCAATTTCCGTTATCATGGCAATGCCATGGCGATCAAACTCAGCTGAAATCATTGCGTAATGCCCTCATCTCGTCCTAGGTAGCGCCACTGCGCCAAGTTGCCGACTGGCTGCAATTTGGTCACCTGTGGAAACCATCTTGACCAAATCGAGCCGGCCAATGGCGCCCCGGATAGCTACGTCGAAGCTGAAAGTGCCactgcgtgcgtgcgtgcgtgcgtgcgtgcactGGGCTTGCTTCGTACACAATGCACGTAGCTGGCGCTGCCATTGTCACTGTCACGGCTCGCCCTTGTAGGGTAAGTCTGGATGTTACTGGACGCACGCTCGGACGCTTCAGTGCCACCTAAAAACGATTGTCGTTTGGAATTGGATTCTTACATTTTTCTTTTTCAAACCTGCGTTAATACTTCACTCCAAAAATTTCAGACTGGTGTGAAAGGAAAGGAAATCACTCGTCCTTTTTCTCTACCTGCGGGCTTAAATCGACACTACTATTAATTTCAGTGTCAGGGTTGGACCCTGATGATTGCCTGGACAGCAACCGAGCCCACCCTTCAATTGATGAAGATAAAGTGCGAGACCGATTTATATATCGGGCGCATTGCTGAAATTCAGGAATTATTGGAAAATCAAAAGCAGAGCAGGGAGAGAAAGTGAGAAACGATGCATGACTCGTCGATGCGGTACAGTGGCACACGGGCACGCAATCGGTACACGGCATCGGTTCTTGATGTCGCCGTGCTATACACACGACAAATTCAGACCGACTCATGCACGATAAACTAAATCCAGCCGGACATGCGTGCATGCATCGGGACATCTACCGCTGGATTTCCATGTCGTGCATGCATCGGCCACAAGGATCGTGCATGAATCAGTTTCGTGTCGGTAAACACTCTGCGTACGTGGACGGATCCGCCGTGTCGTGTGTACATTACGTTACACGTTGCAATCCAGCTGGACGGAACGAGTCCACGTACGCAGAAGAGAGCGCCGACCTGAACAAAGAGATGGAGACGGGGAGAGATCTTGGGCTTCAAGTCTCGTACTGATGGCGAGGCCTCGTGGGCGGGGGGCGCTCGCCGGCGGATGGAGGAGGGTTGCGGCGTCGCCGTCGTCCGCGTCAGCTCACCCGCCCGTCACGCCACGGACAGAGACCTGCCCGGATCTCCATCGGCGACGCGCCTACGcccactggaatgaaatgagtcGACACGAACCACGGCAAGCAACGAACGAACAACACAGGCGGGAACCCCCCTGTTTCCAAACCCAGAAGGGGAGCCCATATCCGACGGGTGCGGTGCACGCAAGCGCGACCGTGCGGCACGGCCGCCCGTCCGATCGGAGCCCGGTCGCCCGATCGGGCGAGCGGGCGAGCGATCGAGACCTTGACGGCTCCCCCAGCCCCACTCGGTCCCCGTCCGGTCGCCCGCCCCcggtcgccgtcgccgtcgccgtcttGCCTCCCTTGAACGCTCCCCCTCCCTCCCTTCCCCCGCACTCCACAACGGGATTCAGCTGGCTCGCCGCCATCTGGGCCCGGCGCGTCATCCGTGGCCGCCAACCATCACCAGGAAAGAGAGGTTTCGCGCCGTGCTGTCTGCGCGGGCAGGTCGCAAGTTGCACTCGCCGAGCGGCTTTCGCTCCCCCGCCCGCCCGCCCGCATTATAATAACCGGACGAGGCCGCGCAAGCAACAAATTAACTCtcgcagcggcagcggcggcggcctgACACAGAAGCTCGGCTAAGCTAAGCTACGGCAGGAGCGACAGAAGCGACAGGGAGAGCAGCACGTTGGCTCGTCCGTTCTTGGAGTTGGAGTCGAGCGAGGGAGGAGGAGAGATGAGGGCGAGGGTGGCGCTGGAGCCGCTGGCGGAGGAGCCGGGCGCCGAGGACGAGTCGGGGGCGCGGCGGCGGTCGGGGCTGCAGGCCACGCTGCACCGCTGGGCGCGCATCCTGTCCGGCGGCGCCGCCGGGGACGAcgcccgccccgccgccgacctCCGCGTGCTCCTCTCCGTCCTCGCCTGCCCCCTCTCCCCCGTGCCCATCCTCCCGCGCCTCCCCCGACACGTACGCTACGCATGTCTCCTTCCATGCCTGCCTTGCCTCCCGCGCGCGCGCCTTTGGTTTTGCGAGCCTTTGCTTATGTACGCTGCTGCTGTTGGGTGCGCAGGTGGCGTCGTCGGCGCAGTACATAATCGAGCAGTTCAGGGCGACGACGGGGTGCGGGAAGCTGGAGGGGACGGCCAAGAGCATGTACGCGGCGGGCAAGGTGCGGCTGGCGATGCTGCAGGAGCCCGCCGGGGCGGGCGGCGGCCACGCCAACGGCAGCGCCGGGCGGTGCCACGAGGGGAGCTTCGTGGTCTGGCAGCTCGCGCCCGGCATGTGGCTCGTCGAGATGGCCGTGGCCGGCCACAGCGTCGCCGCCGGCAGCGACGGCCGCGTCGCCTGGCGCCGCACGCCCTGGCTCGGCGCGCACGCGGCCCGCGGCGGCTCCCGCCCCCTCCGCCGCGCCCTCCAGGTTAGTCGCCCATCCATCCATTCATTCATTCacctccacccgccgccgcctccaccgctcCACAGTCCACGCTCCCGTGCACGCACGCACCGCGCGCGAGCTGGCGGTGCCATTTCCGGCGCGGCGCATCAACCGTCGTGACGCCCACCGCATCCTCCTCCGTCTTTCCACCCTACAGTACCTTTCCACCCTTTGCCGCACCGCTTTAGTTTACCATCGCATCACCGGCCATGCCACGGCATGGCACCGCATGCCTCCCATGCACCGTCGTGTTTACTGCCACTATACTAGCTCTGCGGCCATCCCGGCTCGCCCATGACAGGCCGTCCCCACGCGTCTTCCACCTTTTCTTTCCCCGTTGCAGCCCGCTTTTGCGCATGATCTTTTCGCTTTGCTTTGCATCTGTGCgccgcgcgcgcgcgcgcgcgctcCCTGTGCCACTCAGCGCACGCAGTAGGGCCGGCCGGCACACAGGACGTGCTGCTAGTACGAGTACCGATTAGttaatttttttttgaaagcGATTAGTTAAAATTGAGAAAGATCCACCGTGTAATCGGCCGGAGGGCGGGAGCAAGTGGAAGAATCTTTGTTAAAAAGCGGTTGGACAATGGATATACTACTCACTACGACTACCCCAACGTATGCGCACTGCACAGTACAGTTGTTATCTTGGGATCCGGAGCTGGTAGCACACCAGCGCCTCATGCCATGCCATTGCCTCACTGTTCATGGCCGCCATTATTGATGCTCCATGCCTCACACATCCACTCGCAGCACATTTCCTTTGTGAAGAGATCCACGTCTTGTTTGACTTGGCGGCTATACAAGGCTTGTGAGATTAGCCTGACTCATTCTGCCTTGCCTCTGCTCACATGGGGCTGGAATATCTGCCCTCATCTTTGATAAAGTGCCCACTGGGAGATGTTTGATCAGCATGTGTGTGAGCTCATCGAGCTGCGCAGATTGGCTGCTTTTCTTTAGGATTAGTTATCTTATCTTAGCAACTCCCAAATCGAACCACGGATCCTGGCTTTGTGCTCTGTTCGACAGCTTGGAATCGACCGATATACATCCCACAGACACGGATCATACTGTGTTGTAATCTGCTGAAGCAAACCTTAACGACAGATCTTGTGAATTTTTTTACTGAATGAGTAATACTATCTTAATGATGTAGGTCGTCAGTTGGTATTCTGAGCAAAGCTAGCCCAACCAACGCTAGCAACTAGGCAGCACTAGTAAATTTCGACGCTGAAGTCATGATCTGATCCCCGAAATCTTGATGCTTACCGAACATTTATAGTTAACTCTGTAGAGTAGCTCATGCCTGCGCAGGTCTACCTGTTTGAACTGTTCGCTGGATCTATGTGGCGTCAATTACTTATATAATTAGTTAGGTCGTTCGCTTAGGCTAACTGCTAGCTCGACATGACGATGTACTTAGCTGACTAACTAGGACGACCCAGTTGAGTAATTGGGCCAGTTTCGGTCTAGAAAACAAGTACTTTCTCCGGATGAGGAGGAGTACGTACTGCTGATTAATTATTGTGCACTTGTTGCCTCTGCAATGTCACTTCAAGACCAGAGAAAGTTTCAGCAAGTTTCCTTGTGTACTTGAAGACTAGAGAAAGTTTCAGCAAGTTCCTTTGTGTAGAAGATAGGAAATACCACAAGTGTGGCCTACTTGAAGAAAGCGTACGGACGATGCGCACAATATATATGGAAGCTGTTAGCTGTTCATAGTGGAGCAAAGATTGTACCTCAATTGTGTTTAATTTAGGGGTGCTGCATTTCTATATCAGCAGCTTCCTCTGCTCCATGACAATAAACCATGTATGCACTAGTGGCATGTTCTTACCTAAGCCAGATGGTGACACAACACAGATTATATATTCCCTcaattccaaaatatagtgcgcccgcgcttccggaggtccaactttgaccataaatttaaccaacgagaccaactacagcgggagaaaaaattatataattgaaaacttctttcaaatacgaattcactgatataatttttgctcccgccgcaatcggtcttgatagttaaatttatagtcaaagttgaagcacggagatagaggaagcactacattatggaatggagggagtactcgTTTGCTACCAGACTGCCAGCCCCTCTAGAATATTCTCATAGGATGTGAGTACTTTGATCTAACGTGTGTGTATTAGGAGTAGCTGAGTAATTTTTCACCGGTTGGAGTAAATGGCGTAAGAATAGTAGAAATCCACGTGAGAGGCTCTGTACTTGGCCATAAACTGATGGTCCAAAAGCGCCAGGCACTGACATGCTATCCATATGTCCACTTGCCAAGCAGAGTTATTATCTGATCAGGTTCACTGACATCCCATTTCTGTCACTAGTCTAGTGTCCACATGTAGACCTAGAAGCAGACTGCAGAGCAGCAGTTCTCAGTTTTCAGTGTGGTAATTCTTTGAAAATCACATCGGTTCCAAtgttcagaagacttgcagagtTACACTGTTCGCCGAAGTCGTTGTTGGTGTGACTGAAGAAAGAACTATGATGTGGTTTCGAATTGAATGTCGATCTTGTCCATGCACATGCAGGGCCTGGACCCGGTGATGATCGCGTCCATCTTCTCGACGGCGGAGCACGCCGGCGAGAAGCAGGTCGACGGGGAGGACTGCTTCGTGCTGCGCCTCGACGTGGGGCCGTCCACGCTGTCGAGCTGGAGCGACGGCACGGCGGAGGTGATCCGGCACGGCCTCACGGGGTTCTTCAGCCAGCGGAgcggcctcctggcgcgcctggAGGACTCGCAGCTCACCCGCATCCAGTCCCCCGGCGCCGCCGCCATGTACTGGGAGACCACCATCGCGTCCACGCTCGCCGACTACCGCGCCGTCGACGGCGGTGTCACCGTGGCGCACGCGGGGCGGTCCACGGCGCACCTCGCCCGGTTCGGCGTCGGCGTGCGCGCCGCGCGGGTGGTGACGCGGATGGAGGAGTCGTGGACCATCGACGACGTGGCGTTCGACGTGCCGGGGCTCGGCCCCGACGCCTTCATCCCGCCGGAGGAGGTCCGGCGGAGCCGCTTCTACGACGCCATGGCCGCCGGCGGCGGCAAGTAAACCACTCGATCGTACGCAGGCTCAGCAGAGTGGTGTAAGTGTAACACGTAGTAGTCCAGTAGTGTTTTGTTTAGTTTCGTCGGTGTGTCGATTATTGTCTGTGATTGTGGCACGGAGAAAATGCAAGCGCGTGTACATACATATGTGTACCCTGGGTTTTTACCTACAAAGAAAGAAAAACTCACAGTTTGTAAAAACTCAAACCTTCTTTAGATGAACTCCTTGATTCACATAGACCCTGCACCCGTTGTACAAGAATCCTGTGTTGTTCTTGCTGAAATCTGTAAGAAAGATTCAGGGTACGTGTCTCCATGCATCTAGGAAACAGCTTTGTTTGGTTCTCTTATTCTACCTTGTTAATGTACTGCTGCCTTCTTGGAATTTGTCTGAACCTTGCATGTGAGCTGCATTTGTCTGAACCTTTGTACGTACTGACCTACGCTTGGTCCCTTCCGGCCTGCCTTGGTCGCCGATCTGCATGAGAAGTCGTGCGATAAGATCATTACATCAACAGTAGGTGAGTTCCAATGAGATCAGCGGAGCGGCCACTCCCCTGAGCTGTTAACGACGAGGGTTGGTGGCAGGTTTAGCACTTGACAGTGTCTGCACGCCCTCTTTCTCCTTGACGACGATAGTACACGAGCACGCGTCACTGCACTGTAGCGGCTACTACCGGCTGTCCGCTCCTCCTTGTCCGGAGCTGCGTGTCCCTTGCGCGGGCGGCATCAGCACCTGCGCGTGTCATCTCAGTGCGATCACGTCGCGGAAAAGTTGCGGGTCACGGTCGTCGTCGGGGGGCCTGCCGTGGGACGCGACGCCGGctgtcctcttcttcttcctcgcggcATCGGCTGCCGGGCGGGCTTCGCTGCGGAATCTGGCTGGTTTTGTCCCGCTCCTTGGACGCTGCACTCATGGAAACTCGCGATTCGGATAGTTGTGGCTTGGAGTTTCCTCCGTTTTCTCTCTGCCCTCGTTGCAAGGAGGAGGACCGACGCCATGCATGCTTGTCTCTAGTAGAGTTATTTTTTTCTTGACGGCGATGCCTATAAGAGGCTTGAGACTCACATGGGTTCTTATTCAGCGATCTGCCCTGTAAGCACGAGTACTGTTTCAACTTTCGGGGACCACATTACCACAGTCCTTtgaatatactccctccgtttctaaatacaTAAAGTCTTTTTgaagatttcaatatgaactaccgATGAAgtaaaatgaatgaatctacatcctaaaatatgtctatatatacatctatatgtagttcatattaaaatctctaaaaaaacttatatttaAAAATGAAGGAAGTACAAACGAGCATAGCATGTACTACCTTCGTTTCAGTTTACAAGTCCTACGCGTATACCTAGGTTGTCAATTTTATCACcttaatataaactatataacacaaaaattatacgGTTTGAAAATAGAACATTTGAAGTTTATATTGATATATTTTTTGTAGTATATGACGTgtattaggttggtcaaattgaCGACCTAGGGGTACGCGCACGCCCTGTAAACTGAGAGAGAGGTAGTACGAACAGGCCAACCTCAGGGGCAAATTTTTACTCCGGATCACCTATCATTCGAGTGCATCAGTGCATGCAGGGCAACTAATCCcttcgtttctaaatataagtcttttttcTAAAGATTTCAATATGGACAACGTAATAATGGTAATATAGATATACATAGATGTATTTTAGAAGTGtaaattcactcattttgctttgtgTGTAGTCTATATTGAAATCTTAAAAgattatatttagaaacggaagGAGTATATTCGTACCCGGGGTACCTATTCGAGCAGTGCTGAAgtacgcacgcatgcatgcaccgTCCGTTCGATCCAGGACTACGTGTGTGTACCTACGTACGTAGCTCCATTCAGACAGTTCGGAGCTACGGCGCAGGCGCACATGCATGCATGGCGCCATGGCGGTCCCTCCACGATGCGCGTACGTGCCCACGCCTCGCCGTACCGGAAACCCTGTGTGCTGCATGCGACTGTTGTCCACGTACGTACGTACGAGCCGTGGCCGTGCGAGCGAGATGGTTCACGCATACGCGTGGGTCGAGCTTGTCGTTACCTTTTGACAGGCATCGATCGATCGCATCATGCGCTCGTGCTTGCCAGGTCCGGACAACTAGGCCTCGAACGTTACCAACTCGGTCGTGCGTACTGATCATGGGTCGCCAGCCCGATCAATCTGATCATGGCCATGGCCTCATGGGTCGCCTGGAAGTTTTAGCAGCTCCTGTCCTTGCCACCGGAACTTTTCTGGTAGATCTGAGGTGAACAACAGGATGCGATCTTCCGTTGGTCCCGAAGAATATGTGCTCACATCAGCGAGTTGAACGAACGGGGAAGCCTTTTGCATAGCCTGCACCTGCAGCTGCAGTGTGTGTGGGCACGGAAGTGGAGTGCCACACTACCTACGAACGATCAGATCTGAAGTGATGTCACAGCAGTGATGTGACTAACTAGGTGCGTACGGGTACGGTGCATGTGCATGCATGTATGGGGCGTCCATCCTAGTCACGTTGCAAAAAGGATCCGCAGTGCCGGTGCCATGCTCCGCCCTCGTCCTCGTGTGGATCTCTGCGTGCTTTGCTTGGGGGTATATACTGGTATAGTAGTGCACTAGTGTAGTGATACGGCTCATCCATCCTTGCTATTCGAAGAGCACCACCGTAAACGTAAGTCCTCTGTGTTTCTGCCACCAACTTGTTAGTAAAGATGTCATGCTGCAGCGTCTCGATCAGCGTTGGAATCGCGGATCAGAGTGAACACCACATATCAGGCATTTGTTGAGAAGGCGGATCTGATAACGCAGACAACGGTCACGTGTGCTGCACCTGGCGTCGATGTGGGACACATCTCAGCCATCACCGAAGCACAACATATATCCAGTGAATACGGACCGTCGTGAGAGCGGGACGCATAGATAGCCTAGCACAAGAAACCCAACGACCAAACCAAGCGGATCAGAACTCCATTCAGCCATCCGCCACGTCGAGCACCTCCGGAGCACCACCACCGGTCGCCTGCAAGCCACCACAAGCTAGATCCCAACGGATCCAAAGGGGCCGGTTTCTTCTACCTGACTCAAGTGTCCATTCTTGACACAAAACCAAACTAAAAAAGATGTGTCCACATAAAAGACAATGAA encodes:
- the LOC125552792 gene encoding uncharacterized protein LOC125552792, translated to MRARVALEPLAEEPGAEDESGARRRSGLQATLHRWARILSGGAAGDDARPAADLRVLLSVLACPLSPVPILPRLPRHVASSAQYIIEQFRATTGCGKLEGTAKSMYAAGKVRLAMLQEPAGAGGGHANGSAGRCHEGSFVVWQLAPGMWLVEMAVAGHSVAAGSDGRVAWRRTPWLGAHAARGGSRPLRRALQGLDPVMIASIFSTAEHAGEKQVDGEDCFVLRLDVGPSTLSSWSDGTAEVIRHGLTGFFSQRSGLLARLEDSQLTRIQSPGAAAMYWETTIASTLADYRAVDGGVTVAHAGRSTAHLARFGVGVRAARVVTRMEESWTIDDVAFDVPGLGPDAFIPPEEVRRSRFYDAMAAGGGK